The following coding sequences are from one Clostridioides difficile ATCC 9689 = DSM 1296 window:
- a CDS encoding BglG family transcription antiterminator, with amino-acid sequence MSLNITARQINIIKILLNSKDTISGIALSQEIGCSSKTIQNEIKDINKQLRNGKILSIRGVGYKLEGSFDEVNLNSNLYDDVDRVEYIIRKILTLSNEEKNTIKLEDLADSMYVSVSTVKNDLKEVKRILEKYSISVKSKHKQGICVLESEDKILNCIVDLSNKRDNQLSLNDFLNDDIKERKLLIKKLLLDILNENGLVLTDIEFKSVLNNILVMLSRHKYNEKEFIENYIENYRSKRSSILENEQNKEIIINSIKTFCKNLKLATSIDISNDKVFEEFLYKHISSLCKKIKLGINQSPIMAQDIKIKYPFAFELANIAKKTIEKDLKIEINEDEVANIALHIGGAVERASYNNKDKVFKTIIVCTSGIGTSMLIKAKLENIFKEKLEILKIIPSYLVEYIKVIDVDFVISTVPIEVGDVPVINISPILSEKEIRLIEKYIETGNIYLDLDIKSLFDSELFFTDLVFKRKEEVIDFMASKLVQKGYIDEDMKKSYFEREKIATTEIGNMVTIPHGAIGKIFDNKIAIGILKKPISWEISDVRLIIMLALDKDKILDYEVIFSKIYKRVDSIAKVISICENSSFEKFVNLFN; translated from the coding sequence ATGAGTTTAAATATAACAGCAAGACAGATAAATATAATAAAAATATTGTTAAATTCAAAAGATACAATTAGTGGTATTGCCTTAAGTCAAGAGATAGGATGTTCTTCAAAAACTATACAAAATGAAATAAAGGATATTAATAAACAACTTAGAAATGGTAAAATTTTGTCAATAAGAGGAGTTGGTTATAAACTAGAAGGAAGTTTTGATGAGGTAAATCTAAATAGCAATCTCTATGATGATGTAGATAGAGTAGAATATATAATCAGAAAAATATTAACCTTAAGTAATGAAGAAAAAAATACTATAAAACTTGAAGATTTAGCCGATTCTATGTATGTAAGTGTTTCAACAGTAAAAAATGATTTAAAAGAAGTAAAAAGAATATTGGAAAAGTATTCAATATCAGTTAAATCTAAGCATAAACAAGGTATATGTGTTTTGGAAAGTGAAGATAAGATATTAAATTGTATAGTTGACTTAAGCAATAAGAGAGATAATCAATTGAGTTTAAATGATTTTTTAAATGATGATATAAAGGAAAGAAAACTATTAATAAAAAAATTATTATTAGACATATTAAATGAAAATGGATTGGTATTAACTGATATAGAATTTAAGAGTGTGTTAAATAATATATTAGTTATGTTAAGCAGACATAAGTATAATGAAAAAGAATTTATAGAGAATTATATAGAAAATTATAGGAGCAAAAGAAGCTCAATTTTAGAAAATGAACAAAACAAAGAAATTATAATAAATTCAATAAAAACATTTTGTAAAAATTTAAAATTAGCTACATCAATAGATATAAGTAATGATAAGGTATTTGAAGAGTTTTTATATAAGCATATTAGTAGTTTATGTAAAAAAATAAAGTTAGGTATAAATCAATCACCTATAATGGCTCAAGATATAAAAATAAAATATCCATTTGCTTTTGAACTAGCTAATATAGCTAAAAAGACAATAGAAAAAGATTTGAAGATAGAAATTAATGAAGATGAAGTTGCAAACATAGCCCTACATATAGGAGGAGCAGTTGAAAGAGCATCTTATAATAATAAAGATAAGGTTTTCAAAACTATAATAGTTTGTACTTCAGGCATAGGCACATCAATGTTAATAAAAGCTAAATTAGAGAATATATTTAAGGAAAAATTAGAAATACTAAAGATTATTCCTTCATACTTAGTTGAATATATAAAAGTTATAGATGTTGATTTTGTAATATCTACTGTTCCTATTGAAGTAGGAGATGTGCCAGTAATAAATATATCTCCAATTTTAAGTGAGAAAGAAATTAGATTAATTGAAAAATATATAGAAACAGGAAATATATACCTAGATTTAGATATAAAAAGCCTGTTTGATAGTGAATTGTTTTTTACTGATTTGGTGTTTAAAAGGAAAGAAGAAGTTATAGATTTTATGGCAAGTAAACTTGTACAAAAGGGCTATATAGATGAGGATATGAAAAAATCTTACTTTGAGAGAGAAAAAATAGCAACAACAGAAATAGGGAATATGGTAACTATACCACATGGAGCTATTGGAAAAATTTTTGATAATAAAATAGCAATTGGTATATTAAAGAAGCCTATTTCTTGGGAAATATCAGATGTTCGTTTAATAATAATGTTAGCCCTTGATAAAGATAAAATATTAGATTATGAAGTAATATTTTCAAAAATATATAAAAGAGTAGATTCTATAGCAAAAGTTATAAGTATATGTGAAAATAGTAGTTTTGAAAAATTTGTAAATTTATTTAATTAG
- the pfkB gene encoding 1-phosphofructokinase, which yields MIYTVTLNPSIDYIVKLDELKTGSTNRVKEEYVYPGGKGINVSRILKELGNDNTSLGFISGFTGEYIIRTLEEKELKTDFIKIKSGFSRINVKIKALKETEINGQGPNIDDEDIDTLYKKLDKLNQDDILILAGSIPSTLDEKLYENIMARLEKKNIKVVVDATKNLLLNVLKYKPFLIKPNNDELEELFGVKLNSIEDMVKYARRLKEMGAINVLVSMGKGGALLITEEEEVLISDVPKGKVKNSVGAGDSMVAGFISGYLNTGKYDYALKLGAASGSATAFSYDLAKREYIDKLVNEISVKKF from the coding sequence ATGATTTATACAGTGACATTAAATCCATCAATAGATTATATAGTTAAGCTAGATGAGCTAAAGACAGGAAGTACAAATCGTGTAAAAGAAGAATACGTTTATCCAGGAGGAAAAGGTATAAATGTATCTCGCATACTTAAGGAACTTGGAAATGATAACACATCTTTAGGTTTTATAAGTGGTTTTACTGGAGAATATATAATAAGAACATTGGAAGAAAAAGAATTGAAGACAGATTTTATAAAGATAAAAAGTGGTTTTTCAAGAATAAATGTAAAAATAAAGGCGTTAAAGGAAACTGAGATTAATGGACAAGGTCCAAATATAGATGATGAAGACATTGATACTTTATATAAAAAACTTGATAAGCTAAATCAAGATGATATTTTAATATTGGCAGGAAGTATACCATCTACTTTAGATGAAAAACTATACGAAAATATAATGGCTAGATTAGAAAAAAAGAATATAAAAGTTGTAGTAGATGCAACTAAAAATCTTCTTCTTAATGTTTTAAAATACAAACCTTTTCTAATTAAGCCTAATAACGACGAATTAGAAGAACTATTTGGTGTTAAATTAAATTCAATTGAAGACATGGTAAAATATGCTAGAAGGTTAAAGGAAATGGGAGCTATAAATGTCTTGGTATCAATGGGAAAAGGTGGAGCATTGTTGATTACAGAGGAAGAAGAAGTGCTTATAAGTGATGTTCCAAAAGGAAAAGTAAAAAATTCTGTAGGAGCAGGTGATTCAATGGTAGCAGGATTTATATCTGGGTATTTGAATACTGGGAAATATGATTATGCTCTTAAATTGGGAGCAGCTTCAGGTAGTGCAACTGCTTTTTCATATGACTTAGCCAAAAGAGAATACATTGATAAATTGGTAAATGAGATATCTGTAAAGAAGTTTTAA
- a CDS encoding tyrosine-protein phosphatase: MKNFRDLGGNKTEDGRTVKKGLFYRSAKLSNLSENDIKILKELNIKYIFDYRSDEEARKHPSTIISNIKNIRIPAMRELEESGGSFGSIEDMIDGLFEKDGAFNMLNNSYYNLPINNPSYKKLVELIRDYSNLPILNHCTAGKDRTGVGSAIILMILGVSRENIMKDYLKSNDFADKEIERFIEYKPKFKDIPKENLKYIFGVNEEYMKTAFRRIDEEYISVEAYLYGEFNLNKEEIRKLRNQYLE, encoded by the coding sequence ATGAAAAATTTTAGAGATTTAGGTGGGAACAAAACTGAGGATGGCAGAACTGTAAAGAAGGGATTATTTTATAGGTCTGCAAAATTATCAAATCTAAGTGAAAATGATATAAAGATTTTAAAAGAGTTAAATATTAAATATATATTTGATTATAGAAGTGATGAAGAAGCTCGTAAACATCCATCAACAATAATATCAAATATAAAAAATATAAGAATACCAGCAATGAGAGAGCTAGAAGAATCAGGAGGAAGTTTTGGTTCTATTGAAGATATGATTGATGGATTGTTTGAAAAAGATGGTGCATTTAATATGTTAAATAATAGTTACTATAATTTGCCTATAAATAATCCGTCATATAAAAAATTAGTAGAACTTATAAGAGACTATTCTAATTTACCAATATTAAATCATTGTACAGCTGGTAAGGATAGAACTGGTGTGGGGAGTGCTATAATTCTTATGATTTTAGGGGTATCGAGAGAGAATATAATGAAAGATTATCTAAAAAGTAATGATTTTGCAGATAAAGAGATAGAAAGATTTATAGAATATAAGCCTAAATTTAAGGACATTCCAAAAGAAAATTTGAAATATATATTTGGTGTAAATGAAGAGTATATGAAAACTGCATTTAGAAGAATTGATGAAGAATACATTAGTGTAGAAGCATATTTATATGGAGAATTTAATTTAAATAAAGAAGAAATAAGAAAATTAAGAAATCAATATCTAGAGTAA
- the ytvI gene encoding sporulation integral membrane protein YtvI — MDIQKQKNFIIKFTYVVLITSIVYIVLKFLLPLLMPFVISFIIASILRPIIRLITNNTNLNRTLISIVILLIFYGLCIFLLVSFGVKIFASVSDVFFRLPEIYKSSIQPTLNTLFSKIDASTPNVNLALILGWDNISQSMMSLVASISTNALNAIASIASKTPAFMLKLIITLIASFFFTFDYQKIVNFILKQFPEKSQFMIINIKNSSINALLKLLKAYAILLSVTFIELLIGLTILKVENAFTISVIIALVDILPVLGTGSILTPWMIISLINGNINLAIGLLILYIIITVVRQILEPKVVGHQIGLYPLITLMCMFVGAQLFGIAGLFGFPIAATIIKNLHDNGIITAFK; from the coding sequence ATGGATATTCAAAAGCAAAAGAATTTTATAATTAAATTTACATATGTAGTTTTAATAACAAGTATTGTATATATTGTATTAAAATTCTTATTGCCATTATTAATGCCTTTTGTAATCAGTTTTATCATTGCATCCATCTTAAGACCTATTATAAGACTTATTACAAATAATACAAATTTAAATCGTACACTTATTTCTATAGTAATACTTTTAATTTTTTATGGGTTGTGTATATTTTTATTAGTTAGCTTTGGTGTGAAGATATTTGCAAGTGTAAGTGATGTATTTTTTAGACTTCCTGAAATATATAAATCAAGTATACAACCAACGCTAAATACTTTATTTTCAAAGATAGATGCTAGTACACCTAATGTTAACCTAGCATTAATACTTGGTTGGGATAATATAAGTCAATCTATGATGTCTTTAGTAGCTTCTATTTCAACAAATGCACTCAATGCTATTGCTAGTATTGCAAGTAAAACACCTGCATTTATGTTAAAACTTATTATTACTTTAATTGCTTCTTTTTTCTTTACTTTTGACTATCAAAAAATAGTAAACTTTATCTTAAAACAATTTCCAGAAAAAAGTCAATTTATGATAATAAATATAAAAAATAGCAGTATTAATGCTCTTTTAAAACTACTAAAAGCCTATGCAATACTACTATCAGTGACATTCATAGAACTACTTATTGGACTTACTATCCTAAAGGTTGAAAATGCATTTACTATATCTGTCATCATAGCACTTGTTGATATTTTGCCAGTCTTGGGTACAGGAAGTATTTTGACACCTTGGATGATTATCTCACTCATTAATGGAAATATTAATTTAGCAATAGGACTTTTAATACTATACATAATTATAACCGTTGTTAGACAAATATTAGAACCAAAGGTAGTAGGACACCAAATTGGCCTATATCCTTTAATAACATTAATGTGTATGTTTGTTGGAGCTCAACTATTTGGAATAGCTGGATTATTTGGATTCCCTATCGCAGCTACAATCATAAAAAACTTACATGATAATGGGATTATTACTGCATTTAAATAG
- a CDS encoding PTS fructose transporter subunit IIABC: protein MKIIDLLDEKSIKLNLNSKTKSEAIEELVDLVANSGNLNDKENYKKAILAREEMSTTGIGEGVAIPHAKNSSVTKACIAAAVSKEGIDYESFDGSLSNLFFMIAAPDGANNTHLEVLSRLSTILMDEDFRNKLINSSSEKEFKEIIDKKEREKFSEEYQDEKVTEKNIIDTKENDANKYPKVLAVTACPTGIAHTFMAAESLNKMAENKGVSIKVETNGSAGVKNKLTKDEIENATCIIVAADKNVEMARFNGKKVIKTKVADGIHKAEELIDKAVNGDAPIYHGGDGSHNESNEESESGFRKVYKHLMNGVSNMLPFVIGGGILIAIAFLLDDYTINPSNFGSNTPIAAFFKGIGDKAFGFMLPVLAGYIAYSISDRPAFVVGFVGGALAGDGGSGFLGALLAGFIAGYLVEGLKKIFSVLPASLEGIKPVLLYPLLGTLLMGIIMTFLVIPPVTAINNAMVGFLNGLGGTSKIFLGLVLGGMMAVDMGGPVNKAAYVFGVASLESGQFEIMAAVMAGGMVPPLAIALATTFFKNRFTKEERDSGKVNYVMGLSFVTEGAIPFAAGDPLHVIPACVGGSAVAGALSMLFNAALRAPHGGVFVIPVVTHPFAYILAIAVGALVGMMLLALLKKPLNQEV from the coding sequence ATGAAAATTATAGATTTATTAGATGAAAAGTCAATTAAGTTAAATTTAAATTCAAAAACCAAATCAGAAGCAATAGAAGAATTAGTAGATTTGGTCGCAAATAGTGGAAATTTAAATGATAAAGAAAACTACAAAAAAGCAATTTTGGCTCGTGAAGAAATGAGTACAACAGGAATTGGAGAAGGTGTAGCTATACCTCATGCTAAAAATTCTTCAGTTACTAAAGCTTGTATAGCAGCAGCAGTGTCAAAAGAAGGTATAGATTATGAATCGTTTGACGGAAGTTTATCAAATCTATTTTTTATGATAGCTGCACCAGACGGAGCTAACAATACTCATCTTGAAGTATTATCAAGATTATCTACAATACTTATGGATGAAGACTTTAGAAATAAACTTATAAATTCAAGCTCTGAAAAAGAATTTAAGGAAATAATAGATAAAAAGGAAAGAGAAAAATTCAGTGAAGAATATCAAGATGAGAAAGTTACTGAAAAAAATATAATAGATACTAAAGAGAATGATGCTAATAAGTATCCTAAGGTTTTAGCAGTAACAGCATGTCCAACTGGAATAGCACATACATTTATGGCAGCTGAAAGTTTAAATAAAATGGCAGAAAACAAAGGTGTATCAATAAAAGTAGAAACTAATGGTTCAGCAGGTGTTAAAAATAAGCTTACAAAAGATGAAATAGAAAATGCAACATGTATAATAGTGGCAGCAGATAAAAATGTTGAGATGGCTAGATTTAATGGCAAAAAAGTCATAAAAACTAAGGTGGCTGATGGTATACACAAAGCGGAAGAACTTATAGACAAGGCTGTAAATGGAGATGCTCCAATTTACCATGGAGGAGATGGAAGTCACAACGAATCAAATGAAGAAAGTGAAAGTGGATTTAGAAAAGTATACAAACACTTAATGAATGGTGTATCTAATATGTTACCATTTGTTATTGGTGGAGGGATACTTATAGCGATAGCCTTTTTACTTGATGATTATACTATTAACCCTTCAAACTTTGGTTCAAATACACCTATAGCAGCTTTTTTTAAAGGAATAGGAGATAAAGCTTTTGGATTTATGTTACCTGTACTTGCTGGATATATAGCATACTCTATATCTGATAGACCAGCGTTTGTTGTAGGATTTGTAGGAGGTGCTCTAGCAGGTGATGGTGGTTCAGGATTTTTAGGTGCACTACTTGCAGGTTTTATAGCAGGTTATTTAGTAGAAGGGCTTAAGAAAATATTTAGTGTACTACCAGCTTCATTGGAAGGAATAAAACCAGTATTGTTATATCCTTTACTTGGAACACTTTTGATGGGAATTATAATGACATTTTTAGTAATACCTCCAGTTACAGCAATTAATAATGCAATGGTTGGATTTTTAAATGGTTTAGGTGGAACTTCAAAAATATTTTTAGGATTAGTATTAGGTGGAATGATGGCTGTGGATATGGGTGGACCTGTAAATAAAGCAGCATATGTATTTGGAGTTGCATCACTTGAATCAGGGCAGTTTGAAATAATGGCAGCAGTAATGGCTGGTGGTATGGTTCCGCCACTTGCTATAGCTCTTGCAACTACATTTTTTAAGAATAGATTTACTAAAGAAGAAAGAGATTCTGGTAAAGTTAATTATGTAATGGGATTATCATTTGTTACTGAAGGAGCGATACCTTTTGCAGCTGGAGACCCACTTCATGTTATACCAGCTTGTGTTGGAGGTTCAGCAGTGGCAGGAGCACTTAGTATGTTGTTCAACGCAGCTCTTCGTGCACCTCATGGAGGAGTATTTGTTATACCAGTGGTTACCCATCCATTTGCATATATATTAGCTATAGCTGTAGGCGCTTTGGTTGGAATGATGCTTTTAGCATTACTTAAAAAACCATTAAATCAAGAAGTATAG
- a CDS encoding DNA topoisomerase III, with the protein MGKILVLAEKPSVGRDIAKVLGSKNEKNGYIEGPKYVITWALGHLVTLADPESYGERYKSWSLEDLPILPKHLKTVVIKKSGKQFNTVKSQMNRNDIDEIVIATDAGREGELVARWIIEKSQVKKPIKRLWISSSTDKAIKDGFAKLKSGKEYENLYYSAIARAEADWIIGINATRALTTKYNAQLSCGRVQTPTLAMLLKREEEIRNFKPKEYYGLELIATKGNSDIKFIWNDKNNNSSTFSKEKIESTLKKVKGVDIKISEVNKSYKKKYSPALYDLTELQRDANKMFGFSAKETLSIMQKLYEHHKVLTYPRTDSRYLTSDIVGTLKDRIKAVNISDYSKICNRLLKSNIIANKSFVDNSKVTDHHAIIPTEQKVFMSDFSDKERKIYNLVVKRFLAVLSPPFEYEQTTISATVEGEIFKAKGNKVINLGWKESYKDIEDEDEYESIPNVLEKDVLKVKGLKITSGKTNPPPYLNEGTLLTAMEKNGLGTVATRADIIEKLFNSFLMEKKNKDIYITSKGRQLLDLVPVDLKTPELTASWEKKLLDISKGKLSKNTFINDMKDYSKDIVLEVKNSDNKFKHDNLTKNRCPECGKFMLEVNGKKGKMLICEDRECNTRKTISQVTNSRCPNCHKKLELRGEGEGRIFTCSCGYREKLSSFNKRKQEEKQKASKKDVNQYLKNQNKNQETFNNPFAEALAKLKNK; encoded by the coding sequence ATGGGAAAAATATTAGTGCTAGCAGAAAAACCTTCTGTTGGAAGAGATATAGCAAAAGTTTTAGGGTCAAAAAATGAAAAAAATGGTTATATAGAGGGGCCAAAGTATGTGATAACTTGGGCACTAGGTCATTTGGTTACACTTGCTGACCCCGAAAGTTATGGAGAAAGATATAAATCATGGAGCTTAGAAGACCTGCCAATACTTCCCAAGCACCTTAAGACTGTTGTAATAAAAAAGAGTGGAAAGCAGTTTAATACAGTTAAATCGCAAATGAATAGAAATGATATAGATGAAATAGTTATAGCAACAGATGCAGGTCGTGAAGGAGAACTTGTAGCAAGGTGGATAATAGAAAAATCACAGGTAAAAAAACCTATAAAACGTCTTTGGATTTCTTCAAGTACAGACAAAGCAATAAAAGACGGATTTGCAAAATTAAAAAGTGGAAAAGAATATGAAAATTTGTATTACTCAGCAATAGCACGAGCAGAAGCTGATTGGATTATTGGAATAAATGCAACCAGAGCTTTGACAACAAAGTACAATGCACAGCTTTCTTGTGGAAGAGTACAAACTCCTACTCTTGCAATGTTGCTTAAAAGAGAAGAAGAAATAAGAAATTTCAAACCTAAAGAGTATTATGGATTAGAATTAATTGCTACAAAGGGAAATTCAGATATAAAATTTATTTGGAATGATAAAAACAATAATTCTTCAACTTTTAGTAAAGAAAAGATAGAATCCACATTAAAAAAAGTAAAAGGTGTAGACATAAAAATATCTGAAGTAAACAAGTCATATAAGAAAAAATATTCACCTGCACTCTATGATTTAACAGAATTACAAAGAGATGCAAATAAAATGTTTGGATTTTCAGCAAAAGAAACTTTATCTATAATGCAAAAACTGTATGAACATCATAAAGTACTTACTTATCCTAGAACTGATTCTAGATATTTAACATCAGATATTGTTGGAACATTAAAAGATAGAATAAAAGCTGTAAATATTAGTGATTATTCAAAGATTTGTAATAGATTATTAAAAAGCAATATTATAGCTAATAAATCGTTTGTTGACAATTCAAAGGTAACAGACCATCATGCAATAATACCAACAGAACAGAAGGTATTCATGAGTGATTTTAGTGATAAAGAGCGAAAAATATATAATCTTGTAGTAAAAAGATTTTTAGCAGTACTATCTCCTCCTTTTGAATATGAGCAGACAACTATAAGTGCAACTGTAGAAGGAGAAATATTTAAGGCTAAGGGAAACAAAGTAATAAATTTAGGTTGGAAAGAAAGTTATAAAGATATTGAAGATGAAGATGAGTATGAAAGTATACCAAATGTTTTAGAAAAAGATGTACTTAAGGTCAAGGGATTAAAGATAACTTCAGGAAAAACAAATCCACCACCATACTTAAATGAGGGAACATTATTGACTGCTATGGAAAAGAATGGTCTAGGGACAGTTGCTACAAGAGCAGATATAATAGAAAAATTATTCAATTCATTTTTAATGGAAAAGAAAAATAAAGATATATATATAACATCAAAAGGAAGACAATTATTAGATTTAGTTCCAGTAGACTTAAAGACACCAGAACTTACAGCTTCATGGGAAAAGAAATTATTGGATATTTCAAAGGGAAAACTTAGTAAAAATACATTCATAAATGACATGAAAGATTATTCAAAAGATATTGTACTAGAAGTAAAAAATAGTGATAATAAATTTAAACATGATAACTTAACTAAAAATAGATGTCCAGAATGTGGAAAATTTATGTTAGAGGTAAATGGTAAAAAAGGTAAGATGTTGATTTGTGAAGATAGAGAATGTAATACTAGAAAAACTATATCACAAGTAACCAATTCAAGATGTCCTAACTGTCATAAAAAATTAGAACTTCGTGGAGAAGGTGAGGGGAGAATCTTCACTTGTAGTTGTGGATACAGAGAAAAGTTGTCTTCTTTCAACAAGAGAAAGCAAGAAGAAAAACAGAAGGCATCAAAAAAAGATGTTAATCAATATTTAAAAAATCAAAATAAAAATCAAGAGACATTTAATAATCCATTTGCAGAAGCATTAGCTAAGCTAAAAAACAAATAA
- a CDS encoding CPBP family intramembrane glutamic endopeptidase: MIFTIIFYKKGRLCLLNLQSKWVNFLKPTYVSDEIKRKKLQVIIFFSITYGLSYSLGLLAICFNHLIDSEILAQFMMILPLSSVSIAKFYTEGRNNDKYNFYSSVILFFIIYFFIFIIESLKLISINQFQLMYLMLILISSLCVIVYSYKITSLYIFKNFKIGILLFFYFLFSQIIFGLIISDNQFDYKNFLNYILLPIISLVYIYPFLCEEYGWRSFLQSILFDRFGKKIGIVMVGTCWSLWHLPLQFTLYSPQTPIIGAIAHLIYGIGLSIFLGYVYMKTKNIWFCSIMHVLINSLGLIFNDSEIIINYHSIIQRLIFILLFYTPFLFTKEYK; encoded by the coding sequence ATGATTTTTACAATTATTTTTTATAAAAAAGGGAGGTTATGTTTGTTGAATTTACAATCAAAATGGGTAAACTTTTTAAAGCCAACATATGTCAGTGATGAAATAAAAAGAAAAAAACTACAAGTTATAATATTTTTTTCTATAACTTATGGTTTATCTTATTCACTAGGTTTATTAGCAATATGTTTTAATCATTTAATAGATTCAGAAATTTTAGCTCAATTTATGATGATATTGCCATTATCTTCAGTTTCTATTGCAAAATTTTACACAGAGGGAAGAAATAATGATAAATATAATTTTTATTCATCAGTAATATTATTTTTTATTATTTACTTTTTTATATTTATTATTGAATCATTAAAGTTAATAAGTATTAATCAATTTCAATTAATGTATCTTATGTTAATTTTAATAAGTAGTTTATGTGTTATTGTTTATTCTTATAAAATAACAAGTTTATATATTTTTAAAAATTTTAAGATAGGTATTTTGCTATTTTTTTACTTTTTATTTTCTCAAATTATTTTTGGATTAATAATAAGTGATAATCAATTTGATTATAAGAATTTCTTGAATTATATTCTTCTTCCTATAATATCATTAGTATACATTTATCCTTTTTTATGTGAAGAGTATGGTTGGAGATCTTTTTTGCAAAGTATTTTATTTGATAGATTTGGCAAAAAAATAGGTATTGTAATGGTAGGCACTTGTTGGAGTTTATGGCACTTACCTTTACAATTTACACTATATAGTCCTCAAACTCCAATAATTGGAGCTATAGCCCATTTGATATATGGTATTGGACTTTCTATATTTTTAGGTTATGTTTATATGAAAACTAAGAACATATGGTTTTGCTCTATAATGCATGTTCTAATTAATAGCTTAGGATTAATTTTCAATGATTCTGAAATAATTATTAATTACCATAGTATTATACAAAGATTGATATTTATACTATTATTTTATACTCCTTTTCTATTTACAAAAGAATATAAGTAA